In Paraflavitalea devenefica, the following are encoded in one genomic region:
- a CDS encoding glucoamylase family protein, translating into MMISIRTITTCLLITLVFFNCGKKSSDPVTPPPPAPVNFNISSWTVNSMPGLTNYYGVITNPTIKFNFPAAINRNSVTASISIKESTGTVVNYTISYEKSDSVIVLQPAQPFNNLKKYTVAVSAQLKSTSGGSLITAVGINLITAIDAADKFPRITDEELLTKVQQQTFKYFWDFGHPVSGLARERNASGDVVTSGGSGFGIMAILTGIHRNFITRAEGLARLQKITGFLKNNATVFHGAYPHWLNGATGAAVPFSTKDDGADLVETSYLIQGLLCARQYFSAADAAETTLRNDINTIWNRVEWSWFRKNNENVLYWHWSPNYNWDMNMPIRGWNECLITYALAASSTSYAIPKAVYDNGWANNGAFRNNNTYYNIQLPLGPAYGGPLFFAHYSFLGINPVDLTDAWANYWTQNKNHTLINYNYCKTNPQNYFGYSDSCWGLTASDIPNGYAASSPNNDKGVIAPTAALSSFPYTPVESMQALKFFYYKLGDKIWKDYGFVDAFSLKDLWFADSFLAIDQGPIIVMIENHRSALLWDLFMSCPEIKTGMKNLGFQSPHL; encoded by the coding sequence ATGATGATCAGCATTCGTACCATAACCACTTGTTTACTCATAACCCTTGTGTTTTTTAATTGCGGAAAAAAATCGTCCGACCCTGTAACGCCTCCGCCGCCGGCCCCGGTCAACTTCAATATTTCCTCATGGACTGTAAACAGTATGCCAGGCCTTACCAATTATTATGGTGTAATTACCAACCCCACCATAAAATTTAATTTTCCGGCAGCCATCAACCGTAATAGTGTTACAGCTAGTATTTCGATCAAAGAAAGTACCGGGACTGTTGTTAACTATACTATTTCGTATGAAAAATCAGATAGTGTAATTGTGCTGCAACCTGCCCAGCCTTTCAATAATCTCAAAAAATACACAGTAGCTGTTTCCGCCCAATTAAAATCTACCAGCGGCGGTAGCCTGATAACCGCTGTTGGAATAAATCTTATTACAGCTATTGATGCGGCTGACAAATTCCCCCGCATCACCGATGAAGAGCTGCTCACCAAAGTGCAGCAACAAACCTTTAAATACTTCTGGGATTTTGGTCATCCGGTAAGCGGCCTCGCCAGGGAACGGAATGCTTCGGGTGACGTTGTTACCTCCGGCGGATCCGGCTTTGGCATTATGGCCATCCTAACGGGTATTCACCGCAACTTCATTACCCGCGCTGAGGGGCTGGCCCGCCTGCAAAAAATAACAGGCTTTCTCAAAAACAATGCGACCGTGTTTCATGGCGCCTATCCCCACTGGCTCAATGGCGCTACCGGCGCTGCGGTACCTTTCAGTACCAAAGATGATGGCGCCGACCTGGTTGAAACATCCTACCTCATACAAGGCTTATTGTGCGCCCGCCAATACTTCAGCGCAGCCGATGCAGCCGAAACAACGTTGCGCAATGACATCAACACCATCTGGAACAGGGTAGAATGGAGCTGGTTCCGGAAGAACAATGAAAACGTGTTATACTGGCACTGGAGTCCCAACTACAACTGGGATATGAACATGCCCATACGCGGCTGGAATGAATGCCTCATTACCTATGCGCTCGCTGCCTCCTCAACCAGCTACGCCATACCCAAAGCGGTATATGACAATGGCTGGGCCAACAATGGCGCTTTCCGGAACAACAATACTTATTATAATATTCAATTGCCCCTGGGGCCCGCGTATGGCGGTCCGTTATTTTTTGCCCACTATTCTTTCCTGGGTATCAATCCTGTTGATCTTACCGATGCATGGGCCAACTATTGGACACAGAATAAAAATCATACCCTCATCAACTACAACTATTGCAAGACCAACCCGCAAAACTACTTTGGCTATAGCGATTCCTGCTGGGGACTTACTGCCAGCGACATTCCCAACGGCTACGCCGCCAGTTCTCCTAACAATGATAAAGGGGTAATTGCACCTACAGCAGCATTGTCATCCTTCCCCTATACACCTGTAGAATCCATGCAGGCTCTGAAATTCTTTTACTATAAACTCGGCGATAAAATATGGAAAGATTATGGTTTTGTAGACGCCTTTTCTTTAAAGGACCTTTGGTTTGCCGACTCTTTCCTCGCCATCGACCAGGGACCCATTATTGTTATGATCGAGAACCATCGCAGCGCTTTGTTATGGGATTTATTCATGAGTTGCCCTGAAATAAAAACAGGCATGAAAAACCTTGGCTTCCAGAGCCCCCACCTGTAG
- a CDS encoding glucoamylase family protein, with protein MKNGILLIVLPITLYAACASGESKPADGKRDTAKQAEAPLPDTALFRLVQEQTFQYFWDGAEPTSGMGRERFHADNIYPQNDKHIVTSGGSGFGVMAILVGIERGFITRQQGRERLEKIVRFLETADRFHGAWSHWINGETGKVQPFGEKDNGGDLVETSFMLQGLLCVRQYFNKEEEAEKQLVARIDKLWKEVDFNWYRNGKNVLYWHWSPNYKWIMNFPVHGYNECLIMYVLAASSPTHGIPAEVYHEGWAENGKIKADPPIKTGTGDTSFPYQLHLRHQGNPPNGGPLFWAHYSYLGLDPRGLKDRYADYGEETKNQALINYQWCVTNPKKYKGYGPNNWGLTASYSVKGYAAHAPDAKNDLGVISPTAALSSFPYTPEQSMAAMKHWYYDMKDKVWGPYGFYDAFSETDNWYLPRYLAIDQGPIVVMMENHRTGLLWKLFMSCPEVKTGLKKLGFESPHLQ; from the coding sequence ATGAAAAACGGCATCCTGTTAATTGTTCTCCCCATTACCTTATATGCGGCATGCGCTTCCGGGGAAAGTAAACCTGCGGACGGTAAAAGGGATACGGCCAAACAGGCCGAAGCGCCTTTACCCGACACCGCCTTGTTCCGCCTGGTGCAGGAACAAACTTTCCAGTACTTCTGGGATGGCGCCGAGCCTACCAGCGGCATGGGCAGGGAACGGTTTCATGCAGACAACATATACCCGCAGAATGACAAGCACATTGTAACAAGCGGAGGAAGCGGCTTCGGCGTTATGGCCATCCTCGTAGGTATTGAAAGAGGATTTATTACCCGGCAACAGGGAAGGGAACGGCTGGAAAAGATCGTTCGCTTCCTGGAAACAGCCGATCGCTTCCATGGCGCCTGGTCGCACTGGATCAATGGGGAAACAGGTAAGGTGCAACCCTTTGGAGAAAAAGACAACGGAGGTGATCTCGTAGAAACCTCCTTCATGCTGCAGGGATTGCTGTGCGTGCGTCAATACTTCAACAAGGAAGAGGAAGCAGAAAAGCAACTGGTGGCCAGGATTGATAAACTCTGGAAAGAGGTTGACTTCAACTGGTACCGGAATGGTAAGAATGTATTGTACTGGCACTGGAGTCCCAATTATAAATGGATCATGAACTTCCCCGTACATGGTTACAATGAATGCCTCATCATGTATGTACTGGCAGCATCCTCTCCCACACATGGTATACCAGCCGAAGTATACCATGAAGGATGGGCCGAAAATGGAAAGATCAAAGCCGATCCGCCCATTAAAACAGGAACAGGAGATACTTCCTTTCCCTACCAGTTGCACCTTCGCCACCAGGGCAACCCGCCCAACGGAGGCCCTTTATTCTGGGCGCATTATTCTTACCTCGGCCTCGATCCGCGCGGACTGAAAGACCGTTATGCCGATTACGGGGAAGAAACCAAAAACCAGGCGCTCATTAACTACCAATGGTGCGTAACCAATCCTAAAAAATACAAAGGGTATGGCCCCAACAACTGGGGACTGACCGCCAGTTATTCCGTGAAAGGCTATGCGGCCCACGCGCCCGATGCGAAGAATGACCTGGGTGTGATATCGCCTACGGCTGCCCTTTCTTCTTTCCCCTATACGCCCGAACAATCCATGGCAGCCATGAAGCATTGGTACTATGATATGAAAGACAAAGTATGGGGCCCTTATGGTTTTTATGATGCTTTCAGCGAAACCGACAATTGGTACCTGCCCCGCTACCTGGCCATTGACCAGGGCCCCATTGTAGTGATGATGGAAAACCATCGTACGGGCCTCTTGTGGAAACTGTTTATGAGCTGCCCGGAAGTAAAAACAGGATTGAAAAAATTAGGGTTTGAAAGCCCGCATTTACAATAA
- a CDS encoding LamG domain-containing protein: MKREYNKIAYAILSLVFIIAISSCQKMGRPGLGEYPKDANPPGGPLKFYTAFDGTSADKLMNAVDSIKATFPADNPLTSTDGISGKALSGESKKFVKYPKPNDWAALSKSFTISFWEKRNGQTKNNTGTNGPEYPFSFKSSNGHWSGGNVFLLFEGNNAACAVKFVIVDKNMGDNWFTWEGGNMIAGLLDDTWHHIALVYDAATSGMTLYVDGVANSIVPKWVPASGPHGDINIDDSKISEFRIGAGPLNSFDTDDWLSSTWKGSLDQFRFYNTALPAAEVNTLFKNKQ, translated from the coding sequence ATGAAACGAGAATATAATAAGATAGCTTATGCTATACTTTCTCTTGTATTCATTATAGCAATATCTTCTTGTCAGAAAATGGGGCGGCCTGGTTTGGGTGAATACCCGAAAGATGCGAACCCTCCGGGAGGCCCGTTAAAATTCTATACAGCTTTTGATGGAACTTCTGCCGACAAGTTGATGAATGCAGTGGATAGTATTAAGGCCACATTTCCTGCTGATAATCCTTTGACCAGCACGGATGGCATAAGTGGGAAAGCATTAAGCGGTGAGAGTAAAAAGTTTGTAAAATACCCCAAGCCCAATGACTGGGCAGCCCTTTCAAAAAGCTTCACCATCTCTTTTTGGGAGAAAAGAAACGGGCAAACAAAAAACAATACCGGCACCAATGGACCGGAATACCCCTTTAGCTTTAAATCCAGTAACGGGCATTGGTCAGGCGGTAACGTGTTCCTTTTATTTGAAGGCAACAATGCAGCCTGTGCGGTAAAATTTGTTATTGTTGATAAGAATATGGGCGATAATTGGTTTACCTGGGAAGGCGGTAATATGATTGCCGGCTTATTGGATGACACCTGGCACCACATAGCCCTGGTCTATGATGCCGCCACCAGCGGAATGACTTTATATGTGGATGGCGTTGCTAATAGTATTGTGCCTAAATGGGTTCCTGCATCGGGTCCTCATGGCGACATCAACATTGACGATTCAAAGATCAGTGAGTTCAGGATAGGAGCCGGCCCCCTGAATAGCTTTGATACCGATGATTGGCTGTCTTCTACCTGGAAAGGCTCTTTGGACCAATTCAGGTTTTACAATACTGCTTTACCTGCGGCAGAAGTAAATACACTCTTTAAAAACAAACAATAG